In Nomia melanderi isolate GNS246 chromosome 5, iyNomMela1, whole genome shotgun sequence, a single genomic region encodes these proteins:
- the LOC116430962 gene encoding scavenger receptor class B member 1 isoform X2, with protein MFFHAKISKLFYIFALMALSALCLTIGSLFIVFEPYELFFKLKVVFGPGGEIFEMWRKPDVELYLKVYLFNVTNHDDYMSGKASKLSFQEVGPYVYREAFEHRDVEFNTNGTITANVYHPLVYVPEKSNGTEEDLMILPNIALLSITNVMREASYLTRLGLNVLIHHTDSKPLVPMTAREFMFGYESTLVTLGNKMMPSWIKFDKLGLIDRMYDFDGDYETVYTGETDVHLSGLIEKYNGDVNLPQWTGKCANVNGSSDGAKFPGYIEKNDSVLFFRKSLCRSAHMKYSGEKTINGLHTYKLTFVENELDNGAYNPENKCFCRQGHCLQPGLIDVTDCYYGFPIALSYPHFYKTDPSVLEAVQGLNPQADLHESFAYVQPKSGLPVNVAFRFQINMALQNIGHMARVEKFENTVLPLLWFEIGLYELPTAMNIRFWFYLNCLPVFTTLMTYTFVIAGVAGIIVSIYKIVLCQTKGSLLPNQISDIKNHNLQFIANRRLSCKMNEIDNTLLVSKDGNGMSDVTTELLNLKEEIV; from the exons ATATTTTCGCCCTGATGGCTTTGAGCGCGCTCTGCCTGACGATAGGCTCCCTGTTCATCGTCTTCGAACCGTACGAGCTGTTCTTCAAGCTGAAGGTGGTCTTTGGACCGGGCGGAGAGATTTTCGAAATGTGGCGGAAACCGGATGTCGAGCTCTACTTGAAGGTCTACCTCTTCAATGTGACAAACCATGACGATTATATGTCCGGCAAAGCCAGCAAACTGAGTTTCCAAGAAGTCGGTCCCTACGTGTACAG aGAGGCTTTCGAGCATCGAGATGTTGAATTCAACACAAACGGCACCATAACTGCAAACGTCTATCATCCATTGGTCTACGTGCCGGAGAAAAGCAACGGAACTGAGGAGGACCTAATGATACTTCCAAACATCGCGTTGCTG AGTATTACGAATGTAATGAGAGAGGCTTCGTATTTGACCAGGTTGGGCTTGAACGTGCTAATTCATCACACGGACTCGAAACCTTTGGTCCCAATGACCGCTCGAGAATTTATGTTTGGTTACGAATCCACCTTAGTCACTTTGGGCAATAAAATGATGCCGTCATGGATCAAGTTCGACAAGCTTGGACTCATCGATAGG ATGTATGATTTCGATGGCGATTACGAAACAGTTTACACTGGAGAAACCGATGTTCACCTCTCGGGTCTAATTGAGAAGTACAATGGCGATGTAAATTTACCGCAATGGACAGGAAAGTGTGCGAATGTGAACGGTTCCAGTGACGGCGCCAAGTTCCCAGGTTACATAGAGAAGAACGACAGTGTCCTTTTCTTCAGGAAAAGTCTGTGTCGTAGTGCCCACATG AAATATAGCGGGGAGAAGACGATAAACGGATTGCACACGTACAAGCTAACATTCGTTGAAAACGAATTGGATAATGGCGCCTACAACCCGGAGAATAAATGCTTCTGCCGTCAAGGGCATTGCTTGCAACCTGGCTTAATAGATGTAACCGACTGTTATTATG GTTTTCCCATCGCTCTCTCTTATCCGCACTTTTATAAGACGGATCCATCCGTTTTGGAGGCTGTGCAGGGTTTAAATCCGCAGGCGGATCTTCACGAGTCTTTCGCGTACGTTCAACCAAAATCGGGGCTTCCGGTGAACGTCGCCTTCCGATTCCAAATAAACATGGCCTTGCAAAACATCGGTCACATGGCCAGAGTGGAGAAATTCGAAAATACCGTGTTGCCGCTCCTATGGTTTGAAATA GGTTTGTACGAATTGCCAACGGCAATGAACATTCGCTTTTGGTTCTACCTAAACTGCTTGCCAGTTTTTACAACCCTGATGACGTACACCTTTGTGATCGCCGGAGTCGCGGGAATAATCGTCAGCATCTACAAAATCGTTTTGTGTCAAACAAAAGGATCATTGTTACCCAATCAGATTTCGGACATCAAAAATCATAACTTACAGTTCATAGCGAACAGACGGCTGTCGTGCAAAATGAACGAAATAGACAATACGTTGCTCGTGTCGAAGGACGGGAACGGGATGTCAGACGTTACAACGGAACTATTGAATTTGAAAGAGGAAATTGTGTGA
- the LOC116430962 gene encoding scavenger receptor class B member 1 isoform X3: protein MALSALCLTIGSLFIVFEPYELFFKLKVVFGPGGEIFEMWRKPDVELYLKVYLFNVTNHDDYMSGKASKLSFQEVGPYVYREAFEHRDVEFNTNGTITANVYHPLVYVPEKSNGTEEDLMILPNIALLSITNVMREASYLTRLGLNVLIHHTDSKPLVPMTAREFMFGYESTLVTLGNKMMPSWIKFDKLGLIDRMYDFDGDYETVYTGETDVHLSGLIEKYNGDVNLPQWTGKCANVNGSSDGAKFPGYIEKNDSVLFFRKSLCRSAHMKYSGEKTINGLHTYKLTFVENELDNGAYNPENKCFCRQGHCLQPGLIDVTDCYYGFPIALSYPHFYKTDPSVLEAVQGLNPQADLHESFAYVQPKSGLPVNVAFRFQINMALQNIGHMARVEKFENTVLPLLWFEIGLYELPTAMNIRFWFYLNCLPVFTTLMTYTFVIAGVAGIIVSIYKIVLCQTKGSLLPNQISDIKNHNLQFIANRRLSCKMNEIDNTLLVSKDGNGMSDVTTELLNLKEEIV from the exons ATGGCTTTGAGCGCGCTCTGCCTGACGATAGGCTCCCTGTTCATCGTCTTCGAACCGTACGAGCTGTTCTTCAAGCTGAAGGTGGTCTTTGGACCGGGCGGAGAGATTTTCGAAATGTGGCGGAAACCGGATGTCGAGCTCTACTTGAAGGTCTACCTCTTCAATGTGACAAACCATGACGATTATATGTCCGGCAAAGCCAGCAAACTGAGTTTCCAAGAAGTCGGTCCCTACGTGTACAG aGAGGCTTTCGAGCATCGAGATGTTGAATTCAACACAAACGGCACCATAACTGCAAACGTCTATCATCCATTGGTCTACGTGCCGGAGAAAAGCAACGGAACTGAGGAGGACCTAATGATACTTCCAAACATCGCGTTGCTG AGTATTACGAATGTAATGAGAGAGGCTTCGTATTTGACCAGGTTGGGCTTGAACGTGCTAATTCATCACACGGACTCGAAACCTTTGGTCCCAATGACCGCTCGAGAATTTATGTTTGGTTACGAATCCACCTTAGTCACTTTGGGCAATAAAATGATGCCGTCATGGATCAAGTTCGACAAGCTTGGACTCATCGATAGG ATGTATGATTTCGATGGCGATTACGAAACAGTTTACACTGGAGAAACCGATGTTCACCTCTCGGGTCTAATTGAGAAGTACAATGGCGATGTAAATTTACCGCAATGGACAGGAAAGTGTGCGAATGTGAACGGTTCCAGTGACGGCGCCAAGTTCCCAGGTTACATAGAGAAGAACGACAGTGTCCTTTTCTTCAGGAAAAGTCTGTGTCGTAGTGCCCACATG AAATATAGCGGGGAGAAGACGATAAACGGATTGCACACGTACAAGCTAACATTCGTTGAAAACGAATTGGATAATGGCGCCTACAACCCGGAGAATAAATGCTTCTGCCGTCAAGGGCATTGCTTGCAACCTGGCTTAATAGATGTAACCGACTGTTATTATG GTTTTCCCATCGCTCTCTCTTATCCGCACTTTTATAAGACGGATCCATCCGTTTTGGAGGCTGTGCAGGGTTTAAATCCGCAGGCGGATCTTCACGAGTCTTTCGCGTACGTTCAACCAAAATCGGGGCTTCCGGTGAACGTCGCCTTCCGATTCCAAATAAACATGGCCTTGCAAAACATCGGTCACATGGCCAGAGTGGAGAAATTCGAAAATACCGTGTTGCCGCTCCTATGGTTTGAAATA GGTTTGTACGAATTGCCAACGGCAATGAACATTCGCTTTTGGTTCTACCTAAACTGCTTGCCAGTTTTTACAACCCTGATGACGTACACCTTTGTGATCGCCGGAGTCGCGGGAATAATCGTCAGCATCTACAAAATCGTTTTGTGTCAAACAAAAGGATCATTGTTACCCAATCAGATTTCGGACATCAAAAATCATAACTTACAGTTCATAGCGAACAGACGGCTGTCGTGCAAAATGAACGAAATAGACAATACGTTGCTCGTGTCGAAGGACGGGAACGGGATGTCAGACGTTACAACGGAACTATTGAATTTGAAAGAGGAAATTGTGTGA
- the LOC116430962 gene encoding scavenger receptor class B member 1 isoform X1 — translation MKDFMMIWNRFAGRRYSTVNTGQNQNNSSSEDDEMTIAQKTETIRRKSSVVVNRLFNAALSPVHSADSTKWPKNIFALMALSALCLTIGSLFIVFEPYELFFKLKVVFGPGGEIFEMWRKPDVELYLKVYLFNVTNHDDYMSGKASKLSFQEVGPYVYREAFEHRDVEFNTNGTITANVYHPLVYVPEKSNGTEEDLMILPNIALLSITNVMREASYLTRLGLNVLIHHTDSKPLVPMTAREFMFGYESTLVTLGNKMMPSWIKFDKLGLIDRMYDFDGDYETVYTGETDVHLSGLIEKYNGDVNLPQWTGKCANVNGSSDGAKFPGYIEKNDSVLFFRKSLCRSAHMKYSGEKTINGLHTYKLTFVENELDNGAYNPENKCFCRQGHCLQPGLIDVTDCYYGFPIALSYPHFYKTDPSVLEAVQGLNPQADLHESFAYVQPKSGLPVNVAFRFQINMALQNIGHMARVEKFENTVLPLLWFEIGLYELPTAMNIRFWFYLNCLPVFTTLMTYTFVIAGVAGIIVSIYKIVLCQTKGSLLPNQISDIKNHNLQFIANRRLSCKMNEIDNTLLVSKDGNGMSDVTTELLNLKEEIV, via the exons ATGAAAGACTTCATGATGATATGGAACCGATTCGCCGGTCGGCGTTACTCGACCGTGAACACTGGCCAGAATCAAAACAACAGCAGCAGCGAGGACGACGAGATGACAATCGCACAGAAAACAGAGACCATCAGGAGAAAGTCATCGGTGGTCGTGAACCGCTTGTTTAATGCGGCATTGTCACCGGTGCACTCAGCCGACAGCACGAAGTGGCCAAAGA ATATTTTCGCCCTGATGGCTTTGAGCGCGCTCTGCCTGACGATAGGCTCCCTGTTCATCGTCTTCGAACCGTACGAGCTGTTCTTCAAGCTGAAGGTGGTCTTTGGACCGGGCGGAGAGATTTTCGAAATGTGGCGGAAACCGGATGTCGAGCTCTACTTGAAGGTCTACCTCTTCAATGTGACAAACCATGACGATTATATGTCCGGCAAAGCCAGCAAACTGAGTTTCCAAGAAGTCGGTCCCTACGTGTACAG aGAGGCTTTCGAGCATCGAGATGTTGAATTCAACACAAACGGCACCATAACTGCAAACGTCTATCATCCATTGGTCTACGTGCCGGAGAAAAGCAACGGAACTGAGGAGGACCTAATGATACTTCCAAACATCGCGTTGCTG AGTATTACGAATGTAATGAGAGAGGCTTCGTATTTGACCAGGTTGGGCTTGAACGTGCTAATTCATCACACGGACTCGAAACCTTTGGTCCCAATGACCGCTCGAGAATTTATGTTTGGTTACGAATCCACCTTAGTCACTTTGGGCAATAAAATGATGCCGTCATGGATCAAGTTCGACAAGCTTGGACTCATCGATAGG ATGTATGATTTCGATGGCGATTACGAAACAGTTTACACTGGAGAAACCGATGTTCACCTCTCGGGTCTAATTGAGAAGTACAATGGCGATGTAAATTTACCGCAATGGACAGGAAAGTGTGCGAATGTGAACGGTTCCAGTGACGGCGCCAAGTTCCCAGGTTACATAGAGAAGAACGACAGTGTCCTTTTCTTCAGGAAAAGTCTGTGTCGTAGTGCCCACATG AAATATAGCGGGGAGAAGACGATAAACGGATTGCACACGTACAAGCTAACATTCGTTGAAAACGAATTGGATAATGGCGCCTACAACCCGGAGAATAAATGCTTCTGCCGTCAAGGGCATTGCTTGCAACCTGGCTTAATAGATGTAACCGACTGTTATTATG GTTTTCCCATCGCTCTCTCTTATCCGCACTTTTATAAGACGGATCCATCCGTTTTGGAGGCTGTGCAGGGTTTAAATCCGCAGGCGGATCTTCACGAGTCTTTCGCGTACGTTCAACCAAAATCGGGGCTTCCGGTGAACGTCGCCTTCCGATTCCAAATAAACATGGCCTTGCAAAACATCGGTCACATGGCCAGAGTGGAGAAATTCGAAAATACCGTGTTGCCGCTCCTATGGTTTGAAATA GGTTTGTACGAATTGCCAACGGCAATGAACATTCGCTTTTGGTTCTACCTAAACTGCTTGCCAGTTTTTACAACCCTGATGACGTACACCTTTGTGATCGCCGGAGTCGCGGGAATAATCGTCAGCATCTACAAAATCGTTTTGTGTCAAACAAAAGGATCATTGTTACCCAATCAGATTTCGGACATCAAAAATCATAACTTACAGTTCATAGCGAACAGACGGCTGTCGTGCAAAATGAACGAAATAGACAATACGTTGCTCGTGTCGAAGGACGGGAACGGGATGTCAGACGTTACAACGGAACTATTGAATTTGAAAGAGGAAATTGTGTGA